One region of Lampris incognitus isolate fLamInc1 chromosome 4, fLamInc1.hap2, whole genome shotgun sequence genomic DNA includes:
- the lims1 gene encoding LIM and senescent cell antigen-like-containing domain protein 1 isoform X4 codes for MLGVAEMTGSSMANALATAACERCKSGFAPAEKIVNSNGELYHEQCFVCAQCFQQFPEGLFYEFEGRKYCEHDFQMLFAPCCHQCGEFIIGRVIKAMNNSWHPDCFCCNICQAVLADVGFVKNAGRHLCRPCHNREKARGLGKYICQKCHAIIEEQPLIFKNDPYHPDHFNCNNCGKELTSDARELKGELYCLPCHDKMGVPICGACRRPIEGRVVNAMGKQWHVEHFVCAKCEKPFLGHRHYERKGLAYCETHYNQLFGDVCYHCNRVIEGDVVSALNKAWCVSCFSCSTCNTKLTLKDKFVEIDLKPVCRHCYEHMPEELKRRLARRERDAKDRKKKPTICLNKFVEFDMKPVCKKCYEKFPLELKKRLKKLAESLGRK; via the exons ATGCTGGGCGTGGCAGAAATGACGGGCAG CAGCATGGCGAACGCCCTGGCCACCGCGGCCTGCGAGCGCTGCAAGAGCGGCTTCGCCCCGGCGGAGAAGATCGTCAATAGCAACGGCGAGCTGTACCACGAGCAGTGCTTCGTCTGCGCCCAGTGCTTCCAGCAGTTCCCAGAGGGACTCTTTTATGAG TTTGAAGGCAGGAAGTACTGCGAGCACGACTTCCAGATGCTCTTTGCTCCTTGCTGCCACCAGTGTG GGGAGTTCATCATTGGTCGTGTGATTAAGGCTATGAACAACAGCTGGCATCCCGACTGCTTCTGTTGTAACATTTGCCAGGCTGTTCTTGCTGATGTGGGGTTTGTTAAGAATGCTGGCAG GCACCTTTGCCGCCCATGCCATAACCGCGAGAAGGCTCGTGGCCTGGGAAAGTACATCTGCCAGAAGTGCCACGCCATCATTGAAGAGCAGCCGCTCATCTTCAAAAATGACCCCTACCACCCTGACCATTTCAACTGCAACAACTGTGG CAAGGAGCTGACATCTGATGCAAGGGAGCTGAAGGGCGAGCTCTACTGTTTGCCCTGCCATGACAAGATGGGTGTCCCGATCTGTGGTGCTTGCAGGAGACCCATTGAGGGGCGCGTCGTCAATGCCATGGGCAAGCAGTGGCATGTGGAG caTTTTGTCTGTGCTAAGTGCGAGAAGCCTTTCCTGGGTCACCGCCATTACGAGAGGAAGGGGCTGGCTTACTGTGAGACTCACTATAACCAG CTCTTTGGTGATGTGTGCTATCACTGCAACCGTGTGATTGAGGGTGACG TGGTGTCAGCTCTGAATAAGGCCTGGTGTGTCAGTTGCTTCTCTTGTTCCACCTGCAACACAAAACTCACCCTCAA AGATAAGTTTGTGGAAATTGACCTGAAACCAGTGTGTAGGCACTGCTATGAGCACATGCCCGAGGAGCTGAAACGCCGCCTGGCCCGACGTGAACGGGACGCCAAAGATCGCAAGAAAAAACCCACTATCTGTCT GAACAAGTTTGTGGAGTTCGACATGAAGCCCGTGTGTAAAAAATGCTATGAGAAGTTTCccctggagctgaagaagagactAAAGAAGCTGGCCGAGTCACTTGGACGCAAGTAA
- the lims1 gene encoding LIM and senescent cell antigen-like-containing domain protein 1 isoform X1, whose protein sequence is MLGVAEMTGSSMANALATAACERCKSGFAPAEKIVNSNGELYHEQCFVCAQCFQQFPEGLFYEFEGRKYCEHDFQMLFAPCCHQCGEFIIGRVIKAMNNSWHPDCFCCNICQAVLADVGFVKNAGRHLCRPCHNREKARGLGKYICQKCHAIIEEQPLIFKNDPYHPDHFNCNNCGKELTSDARELKGELYCLPCHDKMGVPICGACRRPIEGRVVNAMGKQWHVEHFVCAKCEKPFLGHRHYERKGLAYCETHYNQLFGDVCYHCNRVIEGDVVSALNKAWCVSCFSCSTCNTKLTLKNKFVEFDMKPVCKKCYEKFPLELKKRLKKLAESLGRK, encoded by the exons ATGCTGGGCGTGGCAGAAATGACGGGCAG CAGCATGGCGAACGCCCTGGCCACCGCGGCCTGCGAGCGCTGCAAGAGCGGCTTCGCCCCGGCGGAGAAGATCGTCAATAGCAACGGCGAGCTGTACCACGAGCAGTGCTTCGTCTGCGCCCAGTGCTTCCAGCAGTTCCCAGAGGGACTCTTTTATGAG TTTGAAGGCAGGAAGTACTGCGAGCACGACTTCCAGATGCTCTTTGCTCCTTGCTGCCACCAGTGTG GGGAGTTCATCATTGGTCGTGTGATTAAGGCTATGAACAACAGCTGGCATCCCGACTGCTTCTGTTGTAACATTTGCCAGGCTGTTCTTGCTGATGTGGGGTTTGTTAAGAATGCTGGCAG GCACCTTTGCCGCCCATGCCATAACCGCGAGAAGGCTCGTGGCCTGGGAAAGTACATCTGCCAGAAGTGCCACGCCATCATTGAAGAGCAGCCGCTCATCTTCAAAAATGACCCCTACCACCCTGACCATTTCAACTGCAACAACTGTGG CAAGGAGCTGACATCTGATGCAAGGGAGCTGAAGGGCGAGCTCTACTGTTTGCCCTGCCATGACAAGATGGGTGTCCCGATCTGTGGTGCTTGCAGGAGACCCATTGAGGGGCGCGTCGTCAATGCCATGGGCAAGCAGTGGCATGTGGAG caTTTTGTCTGTGCTAAGTGCGAGAAGCCTTTCCTGGGTCACCGCCATTACGAGAGGAAGGGGCTGGCTTACTGTGAGACTCACTATAACCAG CTCTTTGGTGATGTGTGCTATCACTGCAACCGTGTGATTGAGGGTGACG TGGTGTCAGCTCTGAATAAGGCCTGGTGTGTCAGTTGCTTCTCTTGTTCCACCTGCAACACAAAACTCACCCTCAA GAACAAGTTTGTGGAGTTCGACATGAAGCCCGTGTGTAAAAAATGCTATGAGAAGTTTCccctggagctgaagaagagactAAAGAAGCTGGCCGAGTCACTTGGACGCAAGTAA
- the lims1 gene encoding LIM and senescent cell antigen-like-containing domain protein 1 isoform X2 produces the protein MLGVAEMTGSMANALATAACERCKSGFAPAEKIVNSNGELYHEQCFVCAQCFQQFPEGLFYEFEGRKYCEHDFQMLFAPCCHQCGEFIIGRVIKAMNNSWHPDCFCCNICQAVLADVGFVKNAGRHLCRPCHNREKARGLGKYICQKCHAIIEEQPLIFKNDPYHPDHFNCNNCGKELTSDARELKGELYCLPCHDKMGVPICGACRRPIEGRVVNAMGKQWHVEHFVCAKCEKPFLGHRHYERKGLAYCETHYNQLFGDVCYHCNRVIEGDVVSALNKAWCVSCFSCSTCNTKLTLKNKFVEFDMKPVCKKCYEKFPLELKKRLKKLAESLGRK, from the exons ATGCTGGGCGTGGCAGAAATGACGGGCAG CATGGCGAACGCCCTGGCCACCGCGGCCTGCGAGCGCTGCAAGAGCGGCTTCGCCCCGGCGGAGAAGATCGTCAATAGCAACGGCGAGCTGTACCACGAGCAGTGCTTCGTCTGCGCCCAGTGCTTCCAGCAGTTCCCAGAGGGACTCTTTTATGAG TTTGAAGGCAGGAAGTACTGCGAGCACGACTTCCAGATGCTCTTTGCTCCTTGCTGCCACCAGTGTG GGGAGTTCATCATTGGTCGTGTGATTAAGGCTATGAACAACAGCTGGCATCCCGACTGCTTCTGTTGTAACATTTGCCAGGCTGTTCTTGCTGATGTGGGGTTTGTTAAGAATGCTGGCAG GCACCTTTGCCGCCCATGCCATAACCGCGAGAAGGCTCGTGGCCTGGGAAAGTACATCTGCCAGAAGTGCCACGCCATCATTGAAGAGCAGCCGCTCATCTTCAAAAATGACCCCTACCACCCTGACCATTTCAACTGCAACAACTGTGG CAAGGAGCTGACATCTGATGCAAGGGAGCTGAAGGGCGAGCTCTACTGTTTGCCCTGCCATGACAAGATGGGTGTCCCGATCTGTGGTGCTTGCAGGAGACCCATTGAGGGGCGCGTCGTCAATGCCATGGGCAAGCAGTGGCATGTGGAG caTTTTGTCTGTGCTAAGTGCGAGAAGCCTTTCCTGGGTCACCGCCATTACGAGAGGAAGGGGCTGGCTTACTGTGAGACTCACTATAACCAG CTCTTTGGTGATGTGTGCTATCACTGCAACCGTGTGATTGAGGGTGACG TGGTGTCAGCTCTGAATAAGGCCTGGTGTGTCAGTTGCTTCTCTTGTTCCACCTGCAACACAAAACTCACCCTCAA GAACAAGTTTGTGGAGTTCGACATGAAGCCCGTGTGTAAAAAATGCTATGAGAAGTTTCccctggagctgaagaagagactAAAGAAGCTGGCCGAGTCACTTGGACGCAAGTAA
- the lims1 gene encoding LIM and senescent cell antigen-like-containing domain protein 1 isoform X3, translated as MANALATAACERCKSGFAPAEKIVNSNGELYHEQCFVCAQCFQQFPEGLFYEFEGRKYCEHDFQMLFAPCCHQCGEFIIGRVIKAMNNSWHPDCFCCNICQAVLADVGFVKNAGRHLCRPCHNREKARGLGKYICQKCHAIIEEQPLIFKNDPYHPDHFNCNNCGKELTSDARELKGELYCLPCHDKMGVPICGACRRPIEGRVVNAMGKQWHVEHFVCAKCEKPFLGHRHYERKGLAYCETHYNQLFGDVCYHCNRVIEGDVVSALNKAWCVSCFSCSTCNTKLTLKNKFVEFDMKPVCKKCYEKFPLELKKRLKKLAESLGRK; from the exons ATGGCGAACGCCCTGGCCACCGCGGCCTGCGAGCGCTGCAAGAGCGGCTTCGCCCCGGCGGAGAAGATCGTCAATAGCAACGGCGAGCTGTACCACGAGCAGTGCTTCGTCTGCGCCCAGTGCTTCCAGCAGTTCCCAGAGGGACTCTTTTATGAG TTTGAAGGCAGGAAGTACTGCGAGCACGACTTCCAGATGCTCTTTGCTCCTTGCTGCCACCAGTGTG GGGAGTTCATCATTGGTCGTGTGATTAAGGCTATGAACAACAGCTGGCATCCCGACTGCTTCTGTTGTAACATTTGCCAGGCTGTTCTTGCTGATGTGGGGTTTGTTAAGAATGCTGGCAG GCACCTTTGCCGCCCATGCCATAACCGCGAGAAGGCTCGTGGCCTGGGAAAGTACATCTGCCAGAAGTGCCACGCCATCATTGAAGAGCAGCCGCTCATCTTCAAAAATGACCCCTACCACCCTGACCATTTCAACTGCAACAACTGTGG CAAGGAGCTGACATCTGATGCAAGGGAGCTGAAGGGCGAGCTCTACTGTTTGCCCTGCCATGACAAGATGGGTGTCCCGATCTGTGGTGCTTGCAGGAGACCCATTGAGGGGCGCGTCGTCAATGCCATGGGCAAGCAGTGGCATGTGGAG caTTTTGTCTGTGCTAAGTGCGAGAAGCCTTTCCTGGGTCACCGCCATTACGAGAGGAAGGGGCTGGCTTACTGTGAGACTCACTATAACCAG CTCTTTGGTGATGTGTGCTATCACTGCAACCGTGTGATTGAGGGTGACG TGGTGTCAGCTCTGAATAAGGCCTGGTGTGTCAGTTGCTTCTCTTGTTCCACCTGCAACACAAAACTCACCCTCAA GAACAAGTTTGTGGAGTTCGACATGAAGCCCGTGTGTAAAAAATGCTATGAGAAGTTTCccctggagctgaagaagagactAAAGAAGCTGGCCGAGTCACTTGGACGCAAGTAA
- the lims1 gene encoding LIM and senescent cell antigen-like-containing domain protein 1 isoform X5 gives MLGVAEMTGSMANALATAACERCKSGFAPAEKIVNSNGELYHEQCFVCAQCFQQFPEGLFYEFEGRKYCEHDFQMLFAPCCHQCGEFIIGRVIKAMNNSWHPDCFCCNICQAVLADVGFVKNAGRHLCRPCHNREKARGLGKYICQKCHAIIEEQPLIFKNDPYHPDHFNCNNCGKELTSDARELKGELYCLPCHDKMGVPICGACRRPIEGRVVNAMGKQWHVEHFVCAKCEKPFLGHRHYERKGLAYCETHYNQLFGDVCYHCNRVIEGDVVSALNKAWCVSCFSCSTCNTKLTLKDKFVEIDLKPVCRHCYEHMPEELKRRLARRERDAKDRKKKPTICL, from the exons ATGCTGGGCGTGGCAGAAATGACGGGCAG CATGGCGAACGCCCTGGCCACCGCGGCCTGCGAGCGCTGCAAGAGCGGCTTCGCCCCGGCGGAGAAGATCGTCAATAGCAACGGCGAGCTGTACCACGAGCAGTGCTTCGTCTGCGCCCAGTGCTTCCAGCAGTTCCCAGAGGGACTCTTTTATGAG TTTGAAGGCAGGAAGTACTGCGAGCACGACTTCCAGATGCTCTTTGCTCCTTGCTGCCACCAGTGTG GGGAGTTCATCATTGGTCGTGTGATTAAGGCTATGAACAACAGCTGGCATCCCGACTGCTTCTGTTGTAACATTTGCCAGGCTGTTCTTGCTGATGTGGGGTTTGTTAAGAATGCTGGCAG GCACCTTTGCCGCCCATGCCATAACCGCGAGAAGGCTCGTGGCCTGGGAAAGTACATCTGCCAGAAGTGCCACGCCATCATTGAAGAGCAGCCGCTCATCTTCAAAAATGACCCCTACCACCCTGACCATTTCAACTGCAACAACTGTGG CAAGGAGCTGACATCTGATGCAAGGGAGCTGAAGGGCGAGCTCTACTGTTTGCCCTGCCATGACAAGATGGGTGTCCCGATCTGTGGTGCTTGCAGGAGACCCATTGAGGGGCGCGTCGTCAATGCCATGGGCAAGCAGTGGCATGTGGAG caTTTTGTCTGTGCTAAGTGCGAGAAGCCTTTCCTGGGTCACCGCCATTACGAGAGGAAGGGGCTGGCTTACTGTGAGACTCACTATAACCAG CTCTTTGGTGATGTGTGCTATCACTGCAACCGTGTGATTGAGGGTGACG TGGTGTCAGCTCTGAATAAGGCCTGGTGTGTCAGTTGCTTCTCTTGTTCCACCTGCAACACAAAACTCACCCTCAA AGATAAGTTTGTGGAAATTGACCTGAAACCAGTGTGTAGGCACTGCTATGAGCACATGCCCGAGGAGCTGAAACGCCGCCTGGCCCGACGTGAACGGGACGCCAAAGATCGCAAGAAAAAACCCACTATCTGTCTGTAG